The following are from one region of the Geoalkalibacter subterraneus genome:
- a CDS encoding type I restriction-modification system subunit M — MSVSTTIKTIQDIMRKDAGVDGDAQRIGQLVWMFFLKIFDDQEQEIELLTDDYTSPIPERLRWRNWAADAEGITGDELLDFINNDLFKTLKELELSAGTNGRGLVVRSVFEDAYNYMKSGTLIRQVVNKINEIDFNRSSDRHTFGDIYEQILKNLQSAGNAGEFYTPRAVTQFMVDMVDPKLGEKILDPACGTGGFLSCAIEHVRGNYVKATEDEQLLQKSISGVEKKALPHLLCTTNMLLHGIEVPSNIRHDNTLARPLRDYGPKDRVDVVVTNPPFGGTEEDGIEANFPAAFRTRETADLFLVLIMHLLKPSGRAAIVLPDGTLFGEGVKTRIKEKLLEECNLHTVVRLPNGVFNPYTGIKTNLLFFTKGEPTREVWYYEHPYPEGYKSYSKTKPMRIEEFAPEKSWWGGEKREGREENERAWKVSVEQIKAGGYNLDIKNPNTVEDDHGDPEELLAEYKTLLASVADTREKLKRELMEALERDPVQERDSA; from the coding sequence ATGTCCGTATCCACAACAATCAAAACCATCCAGGACATTATGCGCAAGGATGCCGGGGTTGACGGCGACGCGCAACGTATCGGGCAGCTTGTCTGGATGTTCTTTCTGAAGATTTTCGATGATCAGGAGCAGGAGATCGAACTGCTCACGGATGATTACACCTCGCCGATCCCTGAGCGGCTGCGCTGGCGCAACTGGGCCGCCGATGCCGAAGGGATCACTGGCGACGAGCTGCTCGACTTCATCAACAACGACCTGTTTAAGACTCTCAAGGAGTTGGAGCTCAGCGCCGGCACCAACGGGCGCGGCCTGGTGGTGCGCTCAGTGTTCGAGGACGCCTACAACTACATGAAGAGCGGCACCCTCATCCGGCAGGTGGTCAACAAGATCAACGAGATCGACTTCAACCGCTCCTCTGACCGCCACACCTTCGGCGACATCTACGAGCAGATTCTCAAAAACCTGCAGAGCGCGGGCAACGCCGGGGAGTTCTATACCCCGCGTGCCGTGACCCAGTTCATGGTCGACATGGTCGATCCGAAGCTCGGCGAGAAGATCCTTGATCCGGCCTGCGGCACAGGGGGGTTCCTTTCCTGTGCCATCGAGCATGTGCGCGGCAACTACGTGAAGGCTACCGAGGACGAGCAGCTTCTACAGAAGTCGATTTCCGGCGTCGAGAAAAAGGCGCTGCCGCACCTGCTCTGCACCACTAACATGCTGCTGCACGGCATCGAGGTGCCATCCAACATCCGTCACGATAACACCCTGGCGCGACCACTGCGCGATTACGGTCCCAAGGATCGGGTCGACGTGGTGGTCACCAACCCGCCCTTCGGGGGCACCGAAGAGGACGGCATCGAAGCCAACTTCCCCGCCGCTTTTCGCACCCGCGAGACAGCCGACCTGTTCCTGGTGCTGATCATGCACCTGCTCAAGCCGAGCGGCCGTGCTGCCATTGTTCTGCCCGACGGCACCCTATTCGGCGAAGGGGTCAAGACCCGCATCAAGGAGAAACTACTCGAGGAGTGCAACCTGCACACGGTAGTGCGCCTGCCCAACGGCGTCTTTAACCCCTATACCGGCATCAAGACCAACCTGCTGTTCTTCACCAAGGGGGAGCCGACCAGGGAAGTCTGGTACTACGAGCACCCCTATCCCGAAGGTTACAAGAGCTACTCCAAGACCAAGCCGATGCGCATCGAAGAGTTCGCGCCCGAGAAGTCCTGGTGGGGAGGCGAAAAACGAGAGGGGCGCGAGGAAAACGAACGAGCATGGAAGGTTTCGGTTGAGCAGATCAAAGCGGGCGGCTATAACCTCGACATCAAAAACCCCAATACTGTTGAAGATGACCATGGCGATCCCGAGGAGCTGCTGGCCGAGTATAAGACGCTGCTTGCCAGTGTGGCTGATACGCGTGAGAAGTTAAAGCGGGAACTGATGGAGGCCCTTGAGCGAGACCCCGTTCAGGAGCGCGATTCGGCATGA
- the rhuM gene encoding RhuM family protein — protein MSEVAIYQAEDGKTRLEVQLEHDTVWLNQAQLVDLFQRDQSVLSRHIRNVFKEGELDEKSNMQKMHIANSDKPVAFYSLDVIISVGYRVKSQRGTQFRQWATRVLREHLVKGYTLNEQRLQEERAKLQEMQQAVALLSRTLEQQQLVSDTGQEVLQVITDYAYALATLDRYDHGTLAVEATSGPAGFVLEYDKAIAIVNSMKTDFDGLFGQEKDQGFKSALGAIYQTFDGKDVYPSVEEKAANLLYFIVKNHAFTDGNKRIAAAAVFIFFLARNGILYREDGSKRLADNALVALTLLIAESRPEEKDTIVKVIVNLINRSNA, from the coding sequence ATGAGCGAGGTTGCCATTTATCAGGCAGAGGATGGGAAAACCCGTCTTGAAGTGCAGCTTGAACATGACACCGTCTGGCTGAACCAGGCCCAGCTGGTAGATCTGTTTCAACGGGACCAGTCCGTTTTGTCCCGCCACATTCGCAACGTGTTCAAGGAAGGAGAGCTGGACGAAAAAAGCAATATGCAGAAAATGCATATTGCAAATTCAGACAAACCGGTCGCGTTCTACAGTCTCGACGTCATCATCTCCGTCGGCTACCGGGTCAAATCTCAGCGCGGTACCCAGTTTCGCCAATGGGCGACACGTGTGCTGCGCGAGCACCTGGTCAAAGGTTACACCCTTAACGAGCAGCGCCTGCAGGAGGAACGCGCCAAACTGCAGGAGATGCAGCAAGCCGTCGCGTTGCTCTCGCGCACCCTCGAACAGCAGCAACTGGTCAGCGACACCGGGCAGGAGGTGCTGCAGGTCATCACCGATTACGCCTACGCTCTGGCCACTCTCGACCGCTACGACCACGGCACCCTCGCCGTTGAAGCCACCAGCGGTCCGGCCGGGTTCGTGCTCGAGTACGACAAAGCCATTGCCATCGTTAATTCGATGAAGACCGATTTCGACGGACTCTTCGGCCAGGAGAAGGATCAGGGTTTCAAAAGCGCACTTGGCGCCATCTACCAGACCTTCGACGGTAAGGATGTTTACCCCAGCGTCGAAGAGAAAGCTGCAAACCTGCTGTATTTCATCGTCAAGAACCACGCCTTCACCGACGGCAACAAGCGCATCGCCGCCGCCGCCGTGTTCATCTTCTTTCTGGCCCGCAACGGCATCCTTTATCGCGAGGACGGCTCCAAGCGGCTGGCCGACAACGCCCTGGTAGCACTCACGCTGCTGATCGCCGAGAGCCGGCCGGAAGAGAAGGACACCATCGTCAAGGTGATCGTCAACCTCATCAACCGGAGCAACGCCTGA
- a CDS encoding restriction endonuclease subunit S, with protein sequence MTAETFFANFGHLADAPNGVQKLRELILQLAVQGKLVAQDPKDEAASALLEKIDAERKLLVKAGKVRKPKKYEPVEEKEQFCLVPENWCWSRMGELILDITGGGTPSKNNPSYWGGDIPWASVKDVGKSKYLDSTIDSITPKGLKGSSSNLIPKGRVIICTRMGLGKISINRVDVAINQDLKALWLPACLEMDYFYNFFLTQDVKGTGMTVSGIRQDALLNMPVPLPPLEEQKRIVAKVDQLMALCDELEARQQKQQQGRARLNNAALDALLTAREPDEFAEHWQRISTNFDLLYDHPETIAKLRAAILQLAVQGKLVPQDPNDEPASVLLERIKADRQSMIAEGMLKRFKLSPVVEKSDHPFIAPKGWVFERMGNLFQFIDYRGKTPKKVSSGIKLITAKNVRMGHLRQDPQEFVTEKTYREWMRRGFPQVGDLLFTTEAPMGNVCLVEIDEPFALAQRTINLHPFGDQNPRYLMFAIMSGVVQGLISELATGMTATGIKAAKLKLVPLPLPPFEEQMRIVTKVDNLMALCDELEAQLNQAQQHSEKLMEATVRQLLVA encoded by the coding sequence ATGACTGCCGAGACGTTCTTTGCCAATTTCGGACATCTGGCCGATGCACCCAACGGGGTGCAGAAACTGCGGGAATTGATTCTTCAGCTTGCGGTGCAGGGGAAGCTTGTGGCGCAGGACCCGAAAGATGAGGCTGCTTCGGCCTTGCTGGAGAAGATTGATGCGGAGCGCAAACTTCTTGTCAAGGCAGGGAAGGTTCGCAAGCCAAAGAAATATGAACCGGTGGAGGAAAAAGAGCAGTTCTGTCTTGTCCCTGAGAACTGGTGCTGGTCGAGGATGGGAGAACTGATCCTAGATATCACTGGTGGAGGAACGCCGAGCAAAAACAACCCGTCCTACTGGGGCGGCGACATTCCTTGGGCTAGCGTAAAGGATGTTGGGAAGTCCAAGTATCTTGATTCTACCATCGACTCAATTACTCCAAAAGGACTTAAGGGCAGTAGCTCTAATCTCATTCCCAAAGGTCGCGTCATTATTTGCACACGAATGGGGCTGGGGAAGATTTCGATTAACAGAGTAGATGTTGCTATCAATCAAGATCTAAAGGCTCTTTGGCTTCCTGCGTGTCTTGAGATGGATTACTTTTACAATTTCTTCCTGACACAAGATGTGAAGGGCACGGGCATGACTGTTTCTGGCATCCGCCAGGATGCCCTTCTTAATATGCCCGTTCCTCTCCCCCCCCTCGAAGAACAAAAACGCATCGTCGCCAAAGTCGACCAACTCATGGCCCTGTGCGACGAGCTCGAAGCCCGCCAGCAAAAGCAGCAGCAGGGGCGGGCACGCCTCAACAACGCCGCCCTCGACGCACTGCTCACCGCCCGCGAACCCGACGAATTCGCCGAACACTGGCAGCGCATCAGCACCAACTTCGACCTGCTCTACGATCACCCCGAAACCATCGCCAAACTCCGCGCCGCCATCCTTCAACTCGCCGTCCAGGGCAAACTCGTTCCTCAAGACCCCAATGATGAGCCTGCTTCGGTTTTGCTGGAGAGGATTAAGGCTGACAGGCAATCAATGATTGCAGAAGGGATGTTGAAGCGGTTCAAGTTGTCGCCTGTAGTAGAGAAGAGCGATCATCCCTTTATAGCTCCAAAAGGTTGGGTTTTTGAACGGATGGGAAACCTTTTTCAGTTTATTGATTACAGGGGAAAGACCCCCAAAAAAGTCAGTTCTGGGATTAAGCTGATCACCGCTAAGAACGTAAGGATGGGGCACCTTAGACAAGACCCTCAAGAGTTTGTCACGGAAAAGACCTATCGTGAATGGATGAGGCGTGGTTTCCCGCAGGTCGGTGACTTGCTGTTTACCACTGAAGCACCGATGGGGAATGTGTGTTTGGTTGAAATTGATGAGCCTTTTGCACTTGCACAGCGAACGATTAACCTTCACCCCTTCGGAGACCAGAATCCCCGCTATTTGATGTTTGCAATTATGAGCGGAGTCGTTCAGGGGTTAATTTCGGAACTGGCAACTGGGATGACAGCAACTGGAATTAAGGCTGCAAAATTAAAGTTGGTGCCGTTGCCTCTCCCCCCCTTCGAAGAACAAATGCGCATCGTCACTAAGGTCGATAATCTCATGGCCCTGTGCGACGAACTTGAAGCCCAACTCAACCAGGCCCAGCAGCATAGCGAAAAGCTGATGGAGGCCACCGTTCGGCAGCTATTGGTGGCGTGA
- the recG gene encoding ATP-dependent DNA helicase RecG, with product MPPKPNYARSRELLATSLAGIKGVGPKLEKNLAKAGLATVEDVLYTLPLRYEDRRQIRRISQLRDGHREVFVGEVLAAGETTTPRARKRLFEVIVGDGTGQVSLKWFRYHKAWLSKRFAVGTRAVFTGEVKRFGAAREVHHPDVELLGSRSLEEVMAADPLSFGRVLPVYPLTEGLSQKVARKIFKQVVDAYAPLAVSPVPPEILKKNNLLPLDTALRECHWPEVGEDEPFDEERGPQQARSSLVFDEFFFLELGLALKRRGIILERGMAFEVNHVYTKPLAAMLPFRLTEAQRRVLGEIKHDMMAIHPMHRLVQGDVGCGKTIVALMAALVAIENDTQVALIAPTEILAEQHYIQFHQWLDKLGLKAVLLSGSLSAKEKQAVYEEIREGRAHLVVGTHAVLQEGVDFKRLGLGIIDEQHRFGVVQRGVLRHKGDNPDILVMTATPIPRTLSLTLYGDLSVSVIDQMPPGRSPVKTRVVSESQRKDAYIFIRKQIEEGRQAYIVFPLVEESEKSDLLAATQAAEQLAEEVFHGLRVGLLHGRMKPAEKEGVMTAFKAGEIHALVSTTVIEVGVDVSNATVMMVEHAERFGLAQLHQLRGRVGRGSAQSYCLLVRSKNCSEDGARRLKVMSETTDGFRIAEADLEIRGPGEFLGTRQAGLPDFRVANLLRDGRILEQARQEAFALAADPDFDSHPKYADTRQALLDRWGSRLELASIG from the coding sequence ATGCCCCCGAAACCGAACTACGCCCGCAGCCGGGAATTGCTGGCAACCTCACTTGCCGGCATCAAGGGCGTTGGGCCAAAACTTGAGAAAAACCTGGCGAAGGCCGGGCTTGCAACGGTCGAGGATGTCCTTTACACCCTGCCGCTTCGCTATGAAGACCGTCGCCAGATACGTCGTATCTCCCAGCTTCGCGACGGGCACCGCGAAGTCTTTGTTGGTGAGGTTCTCGCTGCCGGAGAAACAACGACGCCCCGGGCCCGCAAACGCCTCTTCGAAGTCATAGTCGGGGATGGGACGGGGCAGGTCAGCCTTAAATGGTTCCGCTACCACAAAGCCTGGCTGAGCAAAAGGTTTGCGGTTGGAACACGGGCGGTTTTTACCGGTGAAGTCAAGCGGTTCGGTGCGGCACGCGAGGTTCATCATCCCGACGTCGAACTTCTCGGCAGCCGAAGCCTTGAAGAGGTGATGGCTGCCGATCCGCTGAGTTTTGGTCGCGTCCTGCCTGTTTATCCCCTGACCGAGGGGCTCTCGCAGAAAGTTGCCCGAAAAATTTTCAAGCAGGTGGTCGACGCCTACGCTCCACTGGCTGTTTCACCTGTCCCCCCTGAAATCCTCAAAAAAAACAATCTGCTCCCCCTTGATACCGCGCTGCGGGAATGCCATTGGCCTGAGGTCGGTGAAGACGAACCTTTCGATGAAGAACGGGGCCCGCAGCAGGCTCGATCCTCCCTGGTGTTCGATGAATTTTTCTTTCTCGAACTCGGACTCGCGCTTAAGCGCCGCGGCATTATCCTCGAGCGCGGCATGGCATTTGAAGTCAATCACGTCTACACCAAGCCTCTGGCCGCCATGCTGCCGTTTCGACTGACGGAAGCCCAGCGCAGGGTGCTGGGCGAGATCAAACACGACATGATGGCGATCCACCCCATGCACCGCCTCGTACAGGGGGATGTCGGCTGCGGAAAGACCATCGTTGCGCTCATGGCCGCACTGGTCGCCATTGAAAACGATACCCAGGTTGCGCTGATAGCGCCTACCGAAATCCTGGCTGAGCAGCATTACATTCAGTTTCATCAATGGCTCGACAAACTCGGTCTGAAAGCGGTTCTGCTGTCCGGTTCGCTGTCGGCAAAGGAAAAACAGGCCGTTTACGAAGAAATCAGGGAAGGGCGGGCCCATCTGGTGGTCGGTACTCATGCCGTGCTTCAGGAAGGTGTGGATTTCAAGCGCCTCGGTCTCGGCATTATTGATGAACAACACCGCTTCGGGGTCGTTCAGAGGGGCGTTTTGCGCCATAAAGGGGATAACCCCGACATCCTCGTCATGACCGCTACGCCAATCCCACGAACCCTGTCTCTGACCCTCTACGGCGACCTTTCCGTTTCAGTTATCGACCAGATGCCACCCGGCCGGTCTCCCGTCAAAACACGCGTTGTCTCTGAATCGCAGCGAAAAGATGCCTATATCTTCATTAGAAAACAGATAGAAGAGGGCAGGCAGGCCTATATTGTCTTTCCATTGGTGGAAGAATCCGAAAAAAGTGACCTGTTGGCCGCAACCCAGGCCGCAGAGCAACTGGCAGAAGAGGTTTTTCACGGGCTCCGTGTCGGTTTATTGCATGGACGCATGAAGCCTGCGGAAAAAGAAGGCGTGATGACAGCCTTCAAGGCGGGCGAAATCCACGCGCTGGTTTCCACGACCGTCATCGAGGTTGGGGTCGACGTGTCGAACGCAACAGTTATGATGGTCGAACATGCCGAACGATTCGGGCTGGCTCAGCTGCATCAGCTTCGGGGTCGGGTCGGACGCGGCAGCGCTCAGAGTTACTGTCTGCTGGTTCGCTCAAAGAATTGCAGCGAGGATGGTGCCAGGCGTCTTAAGGTCATGTCGGAGACCACCGATGGGTTCAGAATCGCCGAAGCGGATCTGGAAATTCGCGGACCGGGAGAATTTCTCGGAACACGCCAGGCAGGCCTGCCGGATTTCCGCGTCGCAAATCTTTTGAGAGACGGCCGCATTCTGGAGCAGGCCCGCCAGGAAGCTTTTGCCTTAGCCGCAGATCCCGATTTCGATTCCCATCCCAAATACGCCGACACCCGTCAGGCCCTCCTTGATCGCTGGGGCAGCCGCCTCGAACTGGCCAGTATCGGATAG
- a CDS encoding DUF1858 domain-containing protein — protein MSPRINEEMTFQEILKMDPAVAKVLARYNMGCAGCGGARHERLRQGALAHGVDIKELQRDLNAIFEPQK, from the coding sequence ATGTCACCCAGAATCAACGAAGAGATGACCTTCCAGGAAATCCTTAAAATGGACCCGGCCGTGGCCAAGGTTCTCGCCAGATACAACATGGGCTGTGCCGGCTGCGGCGGCGCCCGTCATGAACGTCTCCGACAAGGGGCCCTGGCACATGGCGTGGACATCAAGGAATTGCAGCGGGACCTCAACGCGATTTTCGAGCCCCAGAAATAA
- the greA gene encoding transcription elongation factor GreA, with translation MSQTIPMTREGQIRLKEELKNLIRVERPKVVQDIAEARSHGDLSENAEYDAAKERQAWVEGRIQEINDKLARAQVIDPAELDTDKVVFGAKVTLFDVDSGNEVTYMIVGEDEADLKFGKISINSPVAKALIGHRLDEEVTIKIPSGLKTYEIIDIKYE, from the coding sequence ATGAGCCAGACCATCCCCATGACGCGTGAAGGCCAGATTCGTCTAAAAGAGGAGCTTAAGAACCTCATTCGCGTGGAGCGCCCCAAAGTCGTTCAGGATATCGCTGAAGCTCGCAGCCATGGCGACCTTTCCGAAAATGCGGAGTACGATGCCGCAAAAGAACGCCAGGCGTGGGTTGAAGGACGTATTCAGGAGATCAACGATAAACTGGCCCGTGCCCAGGTGATTGATCCCGCAGAGCTTGATACCGACAAAGTGGTTTTTGGTGCAAAAGTCACCTTGTTCGATGTCGATTCCGGCAATGAAGTCACCTATATGATCGTAGGCGAGGATGAAGCGGATCTGAAGTTCGGCAAGATCTCGATCAATTCTCCCGTGGCCAAGGCGCTTATCGGCCACCGACTCGATGAAGAAGTCACCATCAAGATTCCTTCGGGGCTTAAGACCTACGAAATCATCGATATCAAATATGAATAG
- the carB gene encoding carbamoyl-phosphate synthase large subunit — translation MPKRTDIKKILIIGAGPIVIGQACEFDYSGTQACKALKEEGFEVVLLNSNPATIMTDPDFADRTYVEPVNPETLAKIIEKERPDAVLPTLGGQTALNTAVAVARSGVLEKFGVELIGARLPAIEMAEDRTLFKAAMERINIGLPRSAFAHNYQEAMDVIDGIGFPAIIRPSYTLGGSGGGIAYNREEYEEMAMAGIDASPTNEILIEESVLGWKEFELEVMRDTADNVVIICSIENFDPMGVHTGDSITVAPAQTLTDKEYQLLRNASIRIIREIGVDTGGSNIQFGINPQDGRMVVIEMNPRVSRSSALASKATGFPIAKIAAKLAVGYTLDEIPNDITRETFASFEPTIDYVVTKIPRFTFEKFPQADATLTTQMKSVGEVMSIGRTFKESLQKGLRSLEIGSSGFESRFFQGPEDERRALTESELDLLRQKLRTPNWERMWYLGDALRAGFSVEEIHDLTWIDPWFLRNIEQIIRFESTLWENRHLVARGGDDLGSMLLQAKQYGFSDQRLALLWGVTDGDIRQLRHKYHVRPVYKRVDTCGAEFEAYTPYLYSTYEQECEAAPTDRRKIMILGGGPNRIGQGIEFDYCCVHGVFAAAMDDFETIMVNCNPETVSTDYDTADRLYFEPLTLEDVLEIVEKEKPEGVIVQFGGQTPLKLAVALEKAGVPIIGTTPDAIDRAEDRERFQALLHKLDLKQPANGLARSFEEAEKVAERIGYPVVVRPSYVLGGRAMEIVYDVNQLRNYMKFAVEASPEHPILVDKFLEDAIEVDVDALCDGQEVVIGGIMEHIEEAGIHSGDSACALPPYSLNEELVEEIKRQTVALALELNVVGLMNIQFAVQQGTIYLIEVNPRASRTVPFVSKATGRPLAQIAARLMAGKNLKELNVSGYAVPPHVSVKEAVFPFVKFPGVDTLLGPEMKSTGEVMGIDVDFGHAFAKAQLGANVKLPTQGTVFLSVKDSDKKNLLEPARKIAKAGFRIVATRGTAAFLREKGVPCEDINKVKEGRPHIVDAIKSHEIDMVFNTTFGAQSVADSYSIRRSALMYNVAYYTTMAGIRAAVDGIVAMQRESLDVKPLQEYYFDQ, via the coding sequence ATGCCTAAACGTACTGATATCAAAAAGATTCTGATTATCGGCGCCGGACCCATCGTCATCGGTCAGGCGTGCGAGTTCGACTACTCCGGTACCCAGGCCTGCAAGGCGCTGAAAGAAGAGGGGTTCGAGGTCGTGCTGCTCAATTCCAACCCGGCTACAATCATGACCGACCCAGATTTTGCCGACCGCACCTATGTTGAGCCGGTAAATCCGGAAACGCTTGCCAAGATTATTGAAAAAGAGCGCCCGGACGCGGTTCTGCCCACCCTTGGCGGGCAGACCGCCTTGAATACTGCAGTGGCGGTGGCGCGCAGCGGCGTCCTTGAAAAGTTCGGGGTGGAGCTGATCGGCGCGCGCCTACCGGCCATTGAGATGGCCGAAGATCGCACCCTGTTCAAGGCGGCGATGGAGCGCATCAACATCGGTCTGCCTCGTTCCGCGTTTGCGCACAATTATCAGGAGGCAATGGATGTGATCGACGGAATCGGTTTTCCGGCTATCATAAGACCTTCCTATACTCTGGGCGGAAGCGGCGGCGGCATCGCCTACAACCGTGAGGAGTATGAAGAAATGGCTATGGCGGGGATCGATGCTTCGCCGACCAATGAAATTCTGATCGAAGAATCGGTTCTTGGCTGGAAGGAATTCGAGCTTGAAGTCATGCGCGATACGGCGGATAACGTCGTCATCATCTGCTCCATCGAGAATTTCGATCCGATGGGGGTCCACACCGGCGACTCGATCACCGTTGCGCCGGCACAGACATTGACGGACAAGGAATATCAGTTACTGCGCAATGCTTCGATCCGCATCATCCGCGAAATCGGCGTGGATACCGGCGGCTCCAATATCCAGTTCGGCATCAACCCGCAGGACGGCCGCATGGTGGTCATCGAGATGAACCCGCGTGTTTCGCGCTCGTCTGCGCTTGCGTCCAAGGCGACCGGTTTCCCCATCGCCAAAATCGCGGCCAAGCTGGCCGTAGGTTACACCCTTGATGAAATTCCCAACGACATCACGCGGGAAACTTTTGCGTCCTTTGAGCCCACCATCGACTATGTGGTCACTAAAATCCCGCGCTTTACCTTTGAGAAGTTTCCCCAGGCTGATGCGACCCTGACCACCCAGATGAAATCGGTGGGGGAGGTCATGTCAATCGGGCGGACATTCAAGGAGAGCCTGCAGAAGGGGCTGCGCTCGCTCGAAATCGGTTCGTCCGGATTCGAAAGCCGGTTTTTCCAGGGGCCGGAAGATGAGCGGCGCGCGCTGACCGAATCGGAACTTGACCTGCTGCGACAGAAGCTGCGCACCCCCAACTGGGAGCGCATGTGGTACCTGGGCGATGCCCTGCGTGCCGGTTTTTCTGTTGAAGAGATTCATGATTTGACATGGATCGACCCCTGGTTTCTGCGCAATATCGAGCAGATCATCCGTTTTGAATCGACACTCTGGGAAAACCGCCATCTGGTGGCCCGCGGCGGAGACGACCTGGGTTCGATGCTGCTCCAGGCCAAGCAATACGGTTTTTCCGACCAGAGGCTGGCGCTCCTGTGGGGCGTCACTGATGGAGATATCAGGCAACTGCGTCACAAGTATCATGTACGGCCGGTCTACAAGCGGGTCGATACCTGCGGTGCCGAGTTTGAAGCCTACACACCCTACCTGTACTCCACCTATGAGCAGGAGTGCGAAGCCGCCCCCACCGACCGGCGCAAGATCATGATCCTTGGCGGCGGTCCGAACCGCATCGGCCAGGGCATCGAGTTCGATTACTGCTGCGTCCACGGTGTGTTCGCCGCGGCCATGGATGATTTCGAAACGATCATGGTGAATTGCAACCCGGAAACGGTTTCAACCGACTACGACACGGCCGACCGTCTGTATTTTGAGCCGCTGACGCTTGAAGATGTCCTTGAAATCGTCGAAAAGGAAAAGCCCGAAGGCGTCATCGTGCAGTTCGGCGGCCAGACGCCTCTGAAGCTGGCAGTGGCGTTGGAAAAGGCCGGGGTTCCCATTATCGGCACCACTCCCGATGCCATCGACCGTGCCGAGGACCGCGAGCGCTTTCAGGCACTGCTGCACAAGCTCGACCTCAAGCAGCCTGCCAACGGCCTGGCCCGGTCATTCGAAGAAGCCGAAAAGGTTGCGGAACGGATCGGATACCCCGTCGTCGTGCGCCCCTCCTACGTGCTGGGCGGTCGGGCCATGGAAATCGTCTATGATGTGAATCAGCTGCGCAATTATATGAAGTTTGCGGTTGAGGCCTCGCCGGAGCACCCCATCCTGGTCGACAAGTTTCTCGAGGATGCCATCGAGGTCGACGTCGATGCCCTGTGCGACGGTCAGGAGGTGGTCATTGGCGGAATCATGGAGCATATCGAGGAAGCAGGCATCCATTCCGGCGATTCAGCCTGCGCTCTGCCGCCGTATTCTCTCAACGAAGAACTGGTTGAAGAGATCAAGCGCCAGACGGTGGCCCTTGCCCTTGAATTGAACGTCGTCGGGCTGATGAATATTCAGTTCGCCGTGCAGCAGGGCACCATCTACCTGATCGAAGTCAACCCGCGCGCCAGCCGCACCGTGCCGTTCGTCTCCAAAGCGACCGGTCGCCCCCTGGCCCAGATCGCCGCTCGCCTGATGGCTGGCAAGAATTTGAAAGAACTCAACGTCAGCGGATATGCCGTTCCACCTCATGTCTCGGTCAAGGAAGCGGTCTTCCCCTTTGTCAAATTCCCGGGGGTGGACACTCTTCTCGGTCCGGAGATGAAATCGACCGGCGAGGTTATGGGGATTGATGTGGACTTCGGACACGCCTTTGCCAAGGCCCAGTTGGGTGCCAACGTCAAACTGCCGACCCAGGGAACGGTCTTCCTCAGCGTGAAGGACTCGGATAAAAAAAACCTGCTTGAACCGGCCCGGAAAATAGCTAAAGCCGGTTTCAGAATCGTCGCGACACGCGGCACGGCTGCCTTTCTACGAGAAAAGGGCGTTCCCTGCGAGGATATCAATAAGGTCAAAGAGGGCCGGCCGCACATTGTCGATGCGATCAAGAGCCATGAAATCGATATGGTTTTCAACACCACTTTCGGTGCCCAGTCGGTGGCGGACTCCTATTCCATCCGGCGCAGCGCCCTGATGTACAACGTGGCTTATTACACCACAATGGCCGGAATCAGGGCGGCGGTCGATGGAATTGTCGCAATGCAGCGAGAAAGTCTTGACGTCAAACCGCTCCAAGAGTATTATTTTGACCAATGA